One genomic region from Augochlora pura isolate Apur16 chromosome 7, APUR_v2.2.1, whole genome shotgun sequence encodes:
- the LOC144472774 gene encoding uncharacterized protein LOC144472774, translated as MHAVGLHSALAIKRQRKRRDEQRRARERRYSAQSGDSGLTSPRASTGSLDHHSRHHKSGHSSHAAGQGMLDTKVVTSIGMLHIGVVFLVLGAFFLMSGSLPGDMTQWGTKSSKGWLNELVIIGLFAVFIGVFLIILNRVIAKKEETELVEYVQRQLTRSKSGHRLERDAETGGLTTKQGKRARQLQQITSSASIETENEKDSASPPRSPPPAYSPPPIVNGDHQTVQSALYLEQITEEEIISDRVETSTTNSLSPGSPSETRELLQNPRYSKQNGNPQQIHRPLYVSKI; from the coding sequence ATGCACGCGGTTGGATTGCACTCTGCGCTGGCCATCAAGCGTCAGAGAAAGCGCCGGGACGAGCAGCGTCGTGCCCGTGAGCGTCGTTATAGCGCGCAATCGGGTGACAGTGGGTTGACGTCGCCGAGAGCGTCCACCGGTTCCCTGGACCATCACTCGAGACACCATAAGTCAGGCCACTCTAGCCATGCAGCTGGCCAGGGGATGCTGGACACGAAGGTGGTCACGTCGATCGGGATGCTGCACATCGGGGTGGTGTTCCTGGTGCTGGGAGCCTTCTTCCTGATGAGCGGATCGTTGCCAGGCGACATGACGCAGTGGGGCACCAAGTCCTCGAAGGGCTGGCTGAACGAGCTGGTGATCATCGGGCTGTTCGCGGTGTTCATCGGCGTGTTCCTGATCATCCTGAACCGCGTGATCGCCAAGAAGGAGGAGACCGAGCTGGTCGAGTACGTTCAGCGCCAGCTGACCAGGTCCAAGTCGGGCCACAGACTGGAGAGGGACGCGGAGACAGGCGGGCTAACCACCAAACAGGGCAAGAGAGCCAGACAGCTGCAGCAGATCACATCCAGCGCGTCCATAGAGACCGAGAACGAGAAGGACTCCGCCTCGCCGCCGAGAAGTCCTCCGCCCGCATACTCGCCGCCGCCCATCGTCAACGGGGATCACCAGACTGTCCAGTCGGCCCTCTATCTCGAGCAGATCACGGAGGAGGAGATCATCAGCGACCGCGTCGAGACCTCCACCACCAACAGCCTCAGCCCAGGCTCGCCCAGCGAGACCAGGGAGCTTCTGCAGAACCCTCGCTACTCCAAGCAGAACGGCAACCCACAACAGATACACCGACCCCTATACGTCTCCAAGATCTAG
- the LOC144472775 gene encoding uncharacterized protein LOC144472775: MIGAMPAVAVRHERKRQEKRLKRPSQLYLGAQWMPPLQGSPPTPSPHGHNSHLDPLPELYLCGKISGLHAVVVCLLLGAVVLVVGLVQLVPGATTTDHRLALLVAGTLLLLLGIILAGVRCYVLHCVPLPTESPVATSFQPPAAEQAGLPRGTLDLLVGHQNQAEIDTLMHQHPHHHHQHTNYKKKRSSHGSHSDEA; encoded by the exons ATGATTGGTGCTATGCCAGCGGTGGCGGTACGTCACGAACGTAAACGACAGGAAAAAAGATTAAAACGTCCCAGTCAGCTGTACTTAGGGGCTCAATGGATGCCACCGCTCCAAGGCTCGCCGCCGACCCCCAGCCCCCACGGGCACAACAGCCATTTGGACCCGTTGCCCGAGCTCTACCTTTGCGGCAAG ATATCGGGGCTGCACGCGGTGGTGGTGTGCCTGTTGCTGGGCGCGGTGGTCCTTGTCGTTGGTCTAGTCCAACTCGTCCCGGGAGCAACGACCACCGACCATAGACTCGCCCTGCTCGTCGCGGGCACGCTCCTGCTTCTCCTCG GGATCATCTTAGCGGGCGTGAGATGCTACGTCCTGCACTGCGTGCCATTGCCGACGGAGTCGCCGGTAGCGACGTCATTTCAACCACCGGCAGCCGAGCAGGCCGGCCTTCCGAGGGGCACCCTGGACCTGTTAGTGGGCCACCAGAACCAGGCCGAGATCGACACCCTCATGCACCAGCATCCGCACCACCATCACCAGCACACCAACTACAAAAAGAAACGCAGCTCCCACGGCTCGCATTCCGACGAAGCCTAA